ACATGTCTGAAACCGATTGGTAGTACTGTCGGTTATACTTTGGTGAAAATGGATTATTGGACAAATCAATACCTCCCCGAAAAGAAAATTAAAATAGATACATATTATCAGGGTCACCTTTAATGCCTATGTATACATTACTATTCCTGGCGCTTTTTTGTAATGCTGATACAGCTACCTCTGCCACAATGAGCCATTATGTACATGAATCAATTGATCAGGACGAAGGCTATATCATTAGAAACCTTTATGATCTGCAATTAAATGAGAATGGCACATTTAGCTACGAACATACATTGCTTAATGCTTATTACCTGGAGCCCTTCAGGAAAGCCCTTGTCACAAAGGAGTATGGAATATATTTTTCCCGCGGAGATACATTAGAATTAGTATCCATTACTGATGGCGGCAGGAGGTTACCGCGATATCTCTGGATAAATAACAGCAGAAGCCTGAAACCATTGGGTAATACTTTGGGATTTGTCTTGACCAGAATGCCTTATTGGACAAAGTATTTGCCGATAATGGCCAGTAATATAAAAATAGATGCATATTATCAGGGTCACCTTTAATATATTTATCCTCCGGAAACATACATAGATGACCATGAGATCCTTTCTGACACTAATACTCACCTTTGTACTGCTGCAGGCCTGCCGTGCAGCGGAGGTAGATACGATCCGTATCCCTAGTGCCGCCATGCACCGCAGTTACAAGGCAGTGGTGATAACACCTAAAAATTACAAGACAGCCAACGAACGTTATCCGGTAGTGTACCTGCTGCACGGATGGAGTGGCAATTACGGCAACTGGATCAACAGTGTTCCGGCACTCCGGGAGATTGCGGATGACTATAACCTGATGATCGTATGCCCGGACGGGGCTTACAGCAGCTGGTATATTGATAGTCCGATCGATAGTACCATGAAGTTTGAAACCTATGTAGGGAAAGAGATCCCGGCGTATATAGATGCTCATTACCAGACGGTACCTACGCCGCAGGGCCGTGCTATTACCGGTCTGAGCATGGGCGGACACGGCGCATTGTACCTCGCTATCCGTCACCGCGATGTTTTCGGCGCTGCCGGCAGTATGAGTGGTGGGGTAGATTTCAGGCCTTTCCCCAAGAACTGGAATATTGCGGAAAGATTAGGCCCTCCGGGCGAAAACGGTGCTAACTGGACCGACTATACGGTAATTAAACAGGCGGAGAAACTTACTGATGGGAGTCTGCCGATTATTTTTGACTGTGGTACCGGTGATTTCTTTATCGATGTAAACAGGAATCTGCATCAATATCTCTTATCTAAAAATATCCCGCATGATTATACGGAGCGTCCGGGTAAGCATGACTGGAATTACTGGAGCAATGCGATACATTATCAAATGCTCTTCTTTCACCGTTATTTTCAACGATAAACGAATTTATAAACTCCCGCCGCAACCGGCGGGAGTTTTGCTTTAAACAGGCTTGTTTTCCCCTTTTAGCGTCTTTTCTACACTTGTTGAATATTTTCTATATTTTTCTAGTACACTTGTTTGTTGTGCCCCTTTCATTAATTTAGTGCAAACGATTGCAGCAATCGTTTGCGGGGATTGGAAAAAGAGACAAAGCACTAAATAAAAATAATTCCACGAAAAAAAAATAATTCCACGAACTCCAACCCACGTCAACATAAATTCAAAATTCCATTATGAAAAAAACTGCTGTTTTTTATGGCCTCGCCATGTGCGCAATCGCCATTACTGCTTTCCTGTTTTCCTGCGGAAAAGAGGACCAGGCGAAAGAAAGTCTGGCCGGTAAAACCAA
The Chitinophaga sp. Cy-1792 genome window above contains:
- a CDS encoding alpha/beta hydrolase family protein produces the protein MRSFLTLILTFVLLQACRAAEVDTIRIPSAAMHRSYKAVVITPKNYKTANERYPVVYLLHGWSGNYGNWINSVPALREIADDYNLMIVCPDGAYSSWYIDSPIDSTMKFETYVGKEIPAYIDAHYQTVPTPQGRAITGLSMGGHGALYLAIRHRDVFGAAGSMSGGVDFRPFPKNWNIAERLGPPGENGANWTDYTVIKQAEKLTDGSLPIIFDCGTGDFFIDVNRNLHQYLLSKNIPHDYTERPGKHDWNYWSNAIHYQMLFFHRYFQR